The following nucleotide sequence is from Phycisphaera sp..
GGACCGACAAGGGGCTGCGCCGCGAGGATGTCATCAATCCGAACGATCCCGTCTCGGTCGTGCTGCAGGGGGTCCGCCTGCCCGAGGACGCCTACTCGGGCACACGCGATATCGCTGTGGTGCTGGACATCCACACGTCCAACGCCCGCGGAACGACCACGCTCGTGGCCTTCTACCAGCGCGACGTGCCGGCCGGGCAGATGCTCAACTTCAACAACCTGCTGGTCTACGCCGATCCGCAGTGGGACGAGCGGACGGCCCCGTACTTTCGGATCCGTGTGCTCGACGTTAAGGCCGAACGCAATCGGCGCACGGGCGCGATCATGGAGAAGGTCGGCAACATCAGCGCGCAGATTGGCGGCATGATCCCCCATCCCGCGGTTCCGATCGTGACGACCGCGATCGACGCGGCCGGCCTGATCCTGAGTAACCAGCGCAACAAGATGCTGCTGGATTACCAGATCCAGTTCTATGGCTCGCGGCACCGCAACAACGCCGGCGGAGCCACGCTCGGCCCCTTGGTCGCCGGGCCGTGGATCGTCGTGGGGCGTGGTCGTGGCGCGGATTCGAGCTTCTGGACACCAAGGCTCTATCTCGACCGCCAGACCGATCGGCTGATGCACGATGTTGAATTGGATTCGAGCGTGGGCACGTCTGGGGAAGCGTGTTCGGGGGAGGCGTGCGAGGGCGTCGCGTGCTGCGCATCGGTCGTGGATGGGGCGAGAACGAACGTGCCCGTGCCTTATGTGCTCGTGACGCTCATGCGCGCCGATGCCCAGGTCCCCAAGCTCGTGCTCGATCGGTCCGAGACGCTGATGAAGCTGCTCAGCTCCCCCACGGGCAAGAGCGACATCGACGCGGTCACGCAGGCGAGCGAGAACTTGATGAGCGCGATCGGCGCGTTCGCGGTCGAGGGCCGGCTGCGGAAGTACCGTTCGACGCTGGATCTCCAGGAGATCATCGACAAGCTGGACACTCAGGGCGATCAGGCGGACAAGCTCAACCCGGCAGAGGAACGACGCCTGATGTACGTTCTCGATCGGGTGACCGGTAATGATGTCAGCCAGACCACCGCGGCCCAATGGGTGGACTGGTGGGAAAGCCTGACGCACGCCGACTGGGAACTTGTCGAGGATGCTCACGCGCCGATGGGCGTGATTTATCGAAAGAAGCACACCGTCCACTGACAAGGCAATCGTGTGATCAACGGAGGATTTGCGGGTGGCCGACTACCAAGCGGGCTACACGTTCGACGACGCCTGGATACTCAGCCTGGCTCTCGATCACGATGGGGTCGCCGAACGCATCGCGGCGCTCCGCGGGATGCTGATGGCCCTCGATGGCCGGAGCGGCATATCGGCCCCGGGCGTGCTCGAAGACGGCCAGGTCGTCGTGCGTGTCACGACGGGGGCCGACAAGGCCAAGTGGGCTGTTCCATACCACCTGGCGTGGCCCGAGCCACGCCTGAACAACCATCATCTGACCGCGGTGAAGTTCTTGAGCTGGAATGTCGTGGGTGAAAAGGGGCCGGTGACCGCCGGTCGAGCGCGCCAGACTGCGCACGATCGGCTCCGAAAGGCCATCCAGGATCACGTCGACACCGGCGGGCCGCTGGCCAAGCGGATCAGGATTCTTCAGTAGCGATGAGTTCCTCGTACGCCCGCGCGAGCCCGGCGAGTTGGAGGTCGGGCACGACATGCTCGATGATCTCGTCGTTCTCGAAGAGCGGCAGCGCGTCTCCGCCGGTGGCGATGACTCGCGGGTAGCCGCCGTATGCCAGGGCGAAGCGATCGACGAGGGTGTGGACAAGGCCGACGGCCGACGCCTTGGCACCAAGGGCCATGGCGGGCTCGGTGTCCTCACCCCAGGGCTGGTCCTCAGGCTGGGTGAACGCGAACGCCTGGGTGGACGAGAGCGCGGGAAGCGCGGGGGCGGCCGCGTGCAGTCCGGCGAGCATGGCACCGACGCCCGGCGCGATCGCGCCGCCGTGGTGGGTGCCCTCGCCGTCCACGAAGTCGACCGTGATCGCCGTGCCGGCGTCGATCACGATGCAGGCCTGCTCGGCCATCTTGAATGCGGCCAGGCAGCACA
It contains:
- a CDS encoding type III pantothenate kinase; this translates as MPNDADHTPAPPAALLVVGNTRARTASFADGAVHHSSSHDATDSASIAEALAPFFDDHHGAPLLIASVNQPAARAAARALDGRVEQVAFAGTDLAIPLRTTVTQPQRVGIDRLLCCLAAFKMAEQACIVIDAGTAITVDFVDGEGTHHGGAIAPGVGAMLAGLHAAAPALPALSSTQAFAFTQPEDQPWGEDTEPAMALGAKASAVGLVHTLVDRFALAYGGYPRVIATGGDALPLFENDEIIEHVVPDLQLAGLARAYEELIATEES